From the genome of Bradyrhizobium elkanii USDA 76, one region includes:
- the pncA gene encoding bifunctional nicotinamidase/pyrazinamidase has protein sequence MKIAPDDLLLVIDVQNDFCPGGALAVADGDAVVPVVNRLAARFDHVVLTQDWHPAGHSSFATSHPGAAPFSEIAMPYGRQTLWPDHCIQGSAGAAFHPDLAIDRAELVIRKGFRVAIDSYSAFFENDRKTPTGLAGYLRERGLRRVVMAGLATDFCVQYSALDARRLGFETTVVLAGCRAIDLGGSLAVATAAMRAAGVQLVEELV, from the coding sequence ATGAAGATTGCGCCCGACGATCTGTTGCTGGTCATCGACGTGCAGAACGATTTCTGCCCCGGCGGTGCGCTGGCGGTCGCGGACGGCGATGCCGTCGTGCCGGTCGTCAACCGGCTCGCCGCGCGGTTCGACCATGTCGTGCTGACCCAGGACTGGCACCCGGCCGGCCACAGCTCGTTTGCGACCTCGCATCCGGGCGCGGCGCCGTTCTCCGAGATCGCCATGCCGTATGGGCGGCAGACGCTGTGGCCGGATCATTGCATCCAGGGCAGCGCGGGCGCGGCGTTTCATCCCGACCTTGCGATCGACCGGGCCGAGCTCGTGATCCGCAAGGGCTTCCGCGTCGCGATCGATTCCTACTCGGCATTCTTCGAGAACGACCGCAAGACGCCGACCGGGCTCGCCGGCTATCTGCGCGAGCGCGGCCTCAGGCGCGTCGTGATGGCCGGGCTGGCGACGGATTTCTGCGTGCAGTATTCGGCGCTCGATGCGCGGCGGCTCGGTTTCGAGACCACGGTGGTGCTGGCAGGCTGCCGCGCCATCGATCTCGGCGGTTCGCTTGCCGTCGCGACCGCGGCGATGCGCGCGGCCGGGGTGCAGCTTGTCGAGGAGCTCGTCTGA